The Nodularia sp. LEGE 06071 DNA window TGGCGATCAATAATCGTGGCACTTTACTTGCATTAGAACGCTCTTTTGCTGTGGGTGTCGGTAACACGATTAAAATCTACGAAATCAGCCTCCAAGGTGCAACTGATATTAGCTTCTACGATTCTCTTAATGATTTAAGTACTGAACAATTTGCAGCTATTCAACCCGCCCAAAAGCGTTTGCTGTTAAATCTCGATGATTTAAATTTAGACACTGGACTAGATAACGTTGAAGGTTTAGCCTTTGGCCCCACACTCGCAGATGGCCGTCAGTCCATTGTGTTAGTGAGTGATAATAACTTTAATGCGACTCAATTCACCCAAATTTTGACTTTAAGTGCAGACCTCATCCCCACTGCTGCACCCAGAGTTGAAACCCGTCCAGACCTGTTTAACGATGAAGATCCAGCCCAGTCTGTTGTCGATCAAAATGCTGATGCTGATGACCCAGCAATTTATGTGAATGCTACCAACTCGGCTGATAGTTTGGTATTGACCGCAGTCAAAGATGCTGGACTGCGGGTTTATGACTTGTCTGGTAATTTATTGCAGACAGTTAACCCTGGTGGGATTCGTTACAACAACATTGATTTGCAATACAGCTTTAATTTAGGTGGGGAATCTGTTGATATTGCTGTTGCAAGCGATCGCCAAAACGATACACTAGTATTCTTCAAAATCAACCCCAATGGTAACGCTGAAGGTGAATACTTAGAAGACATTACCGACAGCAGTATTGGCACTCTCTTCCAATCCGCACCCTTTGCCCCACCTTATTCCGCCGACGAAAGCAGCGCTTACGGACTAGCCATGTACCGTAGTCTCATCACCAATGATTACTATGTCTTCGCCAATCGTGCTGACACTGGAGATGTTGCCCAGTACAAACTGATTGACACAGGTAACGGCAAAATTGGGGTGGAACGAGTCCGGCAGTTCACCATACCCACCACAGCCGGACTTGACCCCCAAACTGAAGGTATGGTGGCAGACCAAGAAACAGGCTTCCTCTACATCGGTCAGGAAAATGTCGGCATCTGGAAGTTCCAAGCCGAACCCGACGGCGGTACAACTGGCAAACTCATCGATCAGGTTAAAGAATTAGGTGGTAGCAATCTCATCGCCGATGTAGAAGGACTGACTATCTACTACGGTGCTAACGGTACAGGCTACCTACTCGCATCCAGTCAAGGAGATAACACCTTTGCCGTCTATAACCGCCAAGGGAATAACGAATACTTAGGACGCTTTGCCGTTGGTAACAATGGCGCAATTGACAGCGTGCAAGAGTCAGACGGCGCAGATGTGATTAATGTCTCCTTGGGTGCTAACTTCCCCTATGGTCTATTTGTTACCCAAGATGGTAATAACGACCCAAGCAAACTTGTTGAAGATGACGGCGAACTAGAAAACGTCAACGCCAACTTTAAGTTTGTCCCTTGGGAAAACATTGCTTATGCTTTCCCCAATCCACTCAACATTGATACCACCGCTTACGACCCGCGTAATCCTATGGCACAACCCAAGCTAACCAACTACGACTTTCAAGACCTACCGACATTAGGCACAACTAGCGCCGGAGAAGATATTCTCCTTGGTGGTTTCTCAGGATTATACTTCCAAGGAAAGGCAGCCAATGGCAACCTGAAGTTTGTCACCCATACAGACCGTGGCCCCAATGGCGAACCCACCGGTTTCAACAGACCATTTTTATTACCCGATTTCCAACCAGAAATCGTCAGCTTTGAACTGAATCAATCCACAGGGGAAATTACCATTACCAAACGCACTGGGTTATTTCGCCAAGATGGTACAACTCCATTAACTGGATTGCCTAACTTACAAGGTGGGGCTGGTGGTCTGGCGTACACCGATGAAATTGGTGTGGATTTAGACAATAATCCCCTAGCTAATGATCCTTTGGGTGCTGACTTAGAGGGAATTGTCGTCGCCCCCAATGGTGACTATTGGATGGTGGATGAATACCGTCCGGCAATTTACCACTTTGACAGCAACGGTAAACTGATTGATCGCTTTATTCCCCAAGGCACTGCCACGGCAACCGACCCAGATCAAGCAGTCGGCACTTTTGGGACTGAGGTATTACCAGAAGTTTATGCCCAACGCCGCAATAACCGGGGTTTTGAAGCTGTGGCACTGGAAGGTAATAAACTTTACGCCTTTATTCAAAGTGCCATTGATAACCCTGATGTCACCAATGATGCTACATCCAGAAATTCTCGGAATTTAAGAATTTTGGAATTTGATGTCATCTCCAAAACTGTCACGGGCGAGTATTTGTATCTGCTTGATGATATTACAGGCAGTGGTAACACCAGAACAGACAAAATTGGCGATGCTGTTTCATTAGGTAATGGCAAGTTTGCGGTCGTTGAACGAGATGATCGGTCTGGTGCAGATGCTAATAAACTGATTTACGAGATTGATTTAGCCGCCGCCACCAACATTAATAACTCGGCTAACTTGAATTTGCCAGATGGTAAGACCATTGAACAACTATCCCCGGCTGAATTAGCTGCTGCCAATATTACCCCTGTAACTAAAGCTTTAATTGCCAATGCAGCGCAGTTGGGTTACACCGGGGTGGAAAAATTAGAAGGTCTGGCATTGGTAGCACCCAATACTCTAGCTTTATTGAACGATAATGATTTTGGTGTGGCTGGACCTACTCCTGCAAGACTGGGCATTCTGGAGTTACCCAATAACTTGACAAGTACACCCCAAGTTACACTGGTCGGTTTTGCTTCTCTCCCGGCTGATACCTTTGCTGAAGGGCCAGCATCGGGAAATGCCATTACAGGTAATACCAATGGCCGTGATGTACCCTTTGCCCAGCAGCCGATTCAAGGATTTAGTTCCGTCCAGGTTGCCGATGATAATTCCTTCTGGTTCCTGTCTGATAATGGGTTTGGGAACAAGGCTAATAGTCCTGATTACTTGCTGCGGATTTATCGCGTTGACCCCAGTTTCCGGGGTGCAGAGAGTGGTGATGGTAGCGTCAATGTTTTGGACTTTGTGCAACTATCCGACCCTGACAATAAAATTCCCTTCGAGATTATCAATGAGAATACAACTGAGCGTTTATTAACCGGTTCAGATTTCGATCCTGAATCTCTGGTCGTTGCAGCCGATGGTACTTTCTGGATTGGCGAGGAATTTGGCCCTTATCTGTTACATTTCGATGCCACTGGTAAGCTGATAGAGGCTCCCATTGATACACCAAATTATGTCAGTTTAAATACTCTTGATGGTCAACCACCCATTGTAATTGGACATCGGGGCGCAAGCGGTGAACTACCAGAGCATACCTTGGGCGCTTACAAACTGGCAATTGAACGTGGTGCAGACTTCATCGAACCTGATTTAGTTGCTACTAAGGATGGAGTGTTGATTGCCCGTCACGAACCGAATATTATTAATACCACTGATGTCGCCTCTCGTCCAGAATTTAGCGATCGCTTCACCACGAAAATGGTCGATGGGGTGGCTGAAGAAGGTTTCTTTGTTTCTGACTTCACTTTGGCGGAAATCAAGACACTACGGGCGATTATGCCCCAAGGTTTCCGGACTCAAGTGTTTAACGGTCTGTACGAAATTCCTACTTTAGCGGAAATCATTGAGTTAGTTCAGCAAATAGAAGCTGATACAGGTAAGAAAATCGGCATTTACCCAGAAACCAAGCATCCCACTTTCCACGATGACCTCGGTTTGTCACTGGAAGAACCCCTGCTAGCAACTCTAGAAGCCACTGGTTTCACTGACCCCAGTCGGATTTATATCCAATCCTTTGAAGTCAGCAATCTCAAGGAACTGAGTCAGTTAACTAATATACCTTTGGTTCAGTTATTCGGTGCGGGTGGTATCAATCTTGATGGTTCGCTGATTGAAACTAGACCCTATGATTTCGTAGTTAGTGACGACGACCGCACCTATGCCGACCTGCGGACACCAGCAGGTTTAACAGAAATTGCCACCTATGCATCTGGTATTGGCCCCTCGAAACGGATGATTCAATCTGTGCAAGGTGTTGATGCCGATGGTGATGGTCAAGCCGATGATGTCAATGGTGATGGCGTTGTTAACGATGCTGATAAAACCCTTACCGCACCCACAACACTGGTGCAAGATGCCCACACCGCAGGTTTGCTGGTACATCCTTATACCTTCCGCAACGAAGGACGTTTCCTAGCTGCCGACTACAACGGCAATCCAGTTTTAGAATACATAGATTTCATTAATTTAGGTGTTGATGGCTACTTTACAGACTTTCCTGGCACAGGTAACCAAGTCCGTGATCAATTAACTGGGCAGTTTGTCATCTCTCCTGATAACCCTGCGCTGATCCCCCCTGAGTTTGCCACCTTAGATGGTTCTGCACCTTTGGTGATTGGACACCGGGGCGCTAGTGGTTCCCGTCCAGAACATACCCTAGAAGCATATAAATTAGCGATCGCTGATGGGGCGGATTTCATTGAACCTGACCTAGTAGCCACCAAAGACGGATACCTAATCGCCCGTCATGAAAATGCCTTAGCCATCCTCAATGATGATGGTTCAGTGAATAGAACTGACACCAGTACTGATGTTAACGAACGTCCAGAATTTAGCGATCGCTTCACTACCAAAGTTATTGATGGTCGCACAATCAGGGGTTGGTTTAGCGAAGACTTCACCCTAGCAGAAATCAAAACCCTCAATTCCATTGAACGTCTGCCAGACTTACGGGGAACCAATTTCGATGGTGATGGGCTGAAAGTTCCCACCCTGCAAGAAATCATTGATTTGGTGAAGCAGGTAGAAGCGGAAACCGGGCGCAAAATTGGCATTTATCCGGAAACCAAGCACCCCACCTTCTTTGCTTCGGAAGGCACACTTTTAGATGGTTCAGCCATCAACATGAATCTAGGTCAGATGATTGTTGACACCTTAGTAGCCGAAAACTTCACTGACCCCAGCCGGACATTTATTCAGTCCTTCGAGGTCGGCAATCTCCTGGAACTGAAACAATCCATCATGCCAGCCGCCGGCATTGACATCCCCCTAGTTCAACTGCTGGGTGGTGCTAATGCTAGACCTTATGACTTTATAGTCAGTGGCGACTCCCGCACCTACGGCGACTTGACCCAGCCCACAGAATTAGCGATCATTGCTACCTACGCAAGCGGTATTGGCCCCAACAAGCGGCTGATTGTCCCGACTGGTGCAGGTGGTGTCCTCCAAGCACCTACAACTTTGGTAGAAGATGCCCATGCAGTCGGTTTGCTGTTACACCCCTACACCTTCCGCAACGAAGACATCTTCCTCGCACCAGACTACAACGGCGACCCCAAACTAGAATATCAACAGTTCATAGACTTAGGCGTTGATGGTTTCTTCTCTGACTTCCCCGGTACAGGTAGCTTAGTCCTACAACAAATCATCGGTGATCCAGTTTTCGCAAATTTGGGCGGTTCACGCGGATTTGAAGGCATGGCTATCAGCCTGGATAAGAAAACCATCTATCCCATGTTGGAAGGTACTGTAATTGGTGATCCGGCTAATTCCTTACGCATCTATGAATTTGATGTCGAATCGAAACAGTACCAGGGTTTAGCTGGCTACTACCGCATGGAACAACCCAATCACGCCATCGGTGCATTAACGGTGATCAATGAAAATGAATTTCTGGTCATTGAACGAGACAATAATCAAGGTGCATCTGCCCAGTTTAAGAAGATATTCAAGATTGATTTATCTCAACAAGATGCCAATGGTTTTGTAGCCAAAGAGGAAATCGTTGATTTATTGAATATCAGTGACCCCAATGATTTAAATGGAGACGGTGACACGAAGTTTACCTTTCCCTTCGTGACGATTGAAGCTGTAGTAGTAATTGATCAAAACACACTTCTACTAGCTAACGATAATAATTATCCCTTCTCAGTCGGCAGACCACCTGCTATAGACAACAACGAAATCATTCTCTTAGGTTTAGATAAGCCGCTAAATTTGGGTACTCCTGTAGTTAGTATTGTAGCCCAGGTTCCCGATGCAGCAGAACAAGGCAATCAACCAGGAGTATTCCGCATTTCCCGCGTTGGTAACACCAGTAAATCCCTAACGGTTAACTACACCATCGATGGTACTGCTACGAATGGCGTTGATTACAACAACCTCACTAGCGTTGCGACTATCGCCGCCGGTCAAACCTTCGTGGATGTGACGGTCATCCCAGTCGATGATAATTTAGTCGAAGGTGATGAAACTGTCATCCTCAACTTAGTTGATCAACCTGAATACGTTCTCGGTATCAACACTGCCACTGTCACCATTGCCGACAACGATTTTGTGCCACTGGTAAATAATTCTGGCAGCGATACCTTTACGATTCGCGGTAGCAGTGACACAGTACAACTCCAAGTTAGTCTCACCAGAACCAGACCAACTCAGGAGAATGAATTGGGTGTATTTACAGTGGATGATGCTGAAGGTAGAATCAACGGTATTGCACCAGGGGACGCAGGTTATGCCGAAGCTGCATTAGGACGGGCGCAAGCAATTTTCTCGGCTGTGCATAGATTACCTACTGGCTTTAGTCGGGACAACATCACCCGCTTAGTAGAATTTAACTCAGGCGATAATCTGAGATTCTATGTAGTGCCAAATGGGACAACGGATGAAGTCCAAGCTGGAGTTATCCCCATCACAGATGTACTATTTGCTGATGCTGCAACTCAAAGAGTTACTGACTTGGGCAACGATGAATTTTCCTTAGCTTGGAAGGTTAAACCGTTGAGAAGCTCAACCTACCAGGATTTCGAGGTGAAGATTCAAGCGACTGAGCAACCATTACCTTTAGGTACAGGTTTACAAAGTGGCTCACAATCTGAGTTGATTGATTTACGAGGGATTACGCAATCTGTACAAGCGGAATTTGTGGTTAACAGAGATGCAACCTTTAATAACTACGTCAGCTTCTATCGGGTAACTGATGAAAATGGCGGTATTGACATCAACGGCGATCGCATAGCAGATATTCTTCCTGGAGAAGTAGGTTACGCCCAAGCCGCCGTTAATGCACGTATTCCAGGTATTGACCTCACGACAAATAACCGCCGGACAACAACTTACACAGCGACTTTAGAGCCTGGTTATATCTTCGCACCATTCATTATTGCTGATGGCAGTCCGGCAAATATGAATGATCAGCAAGTTTATTTCCCATTCTTAGGCGCTAATTCCACACAGGTAGACCACATTACCATGTTAGGAAATAACGTCTTTGGCTTTGAGGATCTACAACATGGTGACAAAGACTTTAACGATATGATTGTCCGCGTTAATTTGACTGTTGGCTAAGTTAGATTTCACTGCATAAACAACAATTAGAGTCAATACCAAGTATTATGGTGTGGCTCTGATTTTTTATATTTATATTGATTTATCTGTTGTATTTATGACAAAAATTATAAAATTAGAATTGCTCCCTGCACATCGACAAAACCCCAAAAAGTTCTCAGATGATAGATGGTAAAATATTTTCATGCAGTTTGAGTGGAACAAGAATAAGGCGGCAAGCAATTTATCAAAGCATGGAGTCTCATTTGAGGAAGCAAAAACAGTTTTTGATGATCCTCTCTACATTGACTTCTATGATCCAGACCATTCTGAGGATGAACAGCGATACCTCATTGTCGGGGAGTCGAAGCAAAGACGATTATTGATTGTGTCATACACTGAAAGAGGTAATTCAATTCGCCTGATCAGTGCCAGAGAAGTTACACGAACTGAGAGAGAAGCCTATGAAGAATGAGAAGTCAGAAATGGAAGATGATCTTCGGACAGAGTATGATTTGAAGAGCTTGCGAGTTAGAAAGTTAGGCTCAGAAAGAAACACCTTTGGCGGCACAACTGTACGGTTGGAACCTGATGTTGCACAGATGTTTCCTAGTGCTGAAGCGGTTAATGAAGCGTTACGATTTTTGATCAGAGTTATGCGAGATAACCAAACTGTTGCTTCTATTACGCAGGCTAACACGTCGTTTGAGCGGACGGAGGAAAGCCCCTAGTCCTAAGTTTGAGCTTATTTGCCGCAGTTTTATGAAGAAGGCAGTTGAGAATCAAATGGAAGACGAATTACGTCCTGAGTACGGCTTCGCCCAAATGAAGGGAGGAATTAGGAGCAAGTATGTTGAGCGATATCGTACAGGGACAAACTTAGTGCTTTTAGATCCCGATGTTGCTCAAGCTTTTCCCAATGATGAAGCAGTAAATGACGCATTACGATTATTGATTCAGGTTGCCCAGCGCCAGCACCACAATAATACGGTACAGCAGACGGAATAAAAAACTTTGGAAAGGATATATCGCCTAATCCAGTAAATATAAGTTTTCTTTGTTTGGTAAGAATAGTGCTTAAGTCGGATAACATCCTGTACTTGTTCTAGTAGTTTCTTGGGAAGTTGTTCCATAGAATTATATACAGAAAATTCTTTATAACACCAAGGGATATACGGAAAAATGCTATATAATATACCAAAAATGGGTTTTATATACAATACCTTATATTGTGACAGGAGTTGCCTGTAATGTCAGATTTAACAAGTATTGAAAAAATTAAGTTAGAGAAAATACTCGAAATGGGCAGTGGTTATGTCCTTGATTTTGGAAACAGAACGTTTCAGGAATTTATCTTAGAAAATCAAAATATCGATATATACGATGAAAAATACAATTATCAAAGTGGTTCAAAAGCAAATCGATTAAGAGCATTTTGGAAAGAAGAGGCTAATCCTATAGTAGGAGAACTGTTGGAAAAATTGTTAGAATACTGGAGGGTAAAGAAGTTAATAGCTCAACAGAGTATTAGCCCTGAAGAGGAGAGCTTATTTAATGAATGCCAAAATATTACAGAAAGGTTAAAAGGAGATGCCGTAAAAAAGTGCAAAGATTCTCGGAAGAAAGAAGAATTCTCTTTACTTCGATCTGATCTCTTGTTAGAATTTAATAGATTTGCAAGTTTAACAAATTTGGAAGATAAAAAACAGCGAGGGTTTTTACTCGAAGTTTTGCTAGGACGTATTTTTTCTCTTTATGAAATTCCAACTAAAGACAGCTTTAAGAGAAATGAAGGTGGAGAACAGATAGACGGTGCATTTAAGTTTGAAAACTGGTTTTACTTAGTTGAATGTAAATGGACTCAAAAGCTCACGGATATACGAGAGCTAGATAGCCTTTACGGGAAAATTAATCGCTCTGGTAAGCAGACATTAGGATTATTTTTGTCAATTAATGGCTGGTCAAAAAATGTATGCCCATTACTAAAGCACAATCCAGACAAATCTATCATTTTGATGGATGGCTATGATTTGCGATGTGTTCTTGTTGAGCATAATAACTTGGATTTGAAGGATTTACTTCTGAAAAAATTAGAGTCCTTAAATTTTGAAGGAGAGCCGTTTTATAGTGCAGCCCAATTATTGAAGAGTCATGAGCGCAATCAAATCACGTAATTTGGGTTAAAGCACAAAACCTAGTAACCATAAATCTCTGTGTGCCTAAAACTTCATTGGATCGGCTTTTTTATTCAATTCTATCCAACCACTGTTTTGGATCACGTTTTGCATGAAAGCAAGCAAGTACAAAAACTGTATCTTGGTCAAAAACATAGAGAATTACGTATGGAAATCGTCGGATTAATACTCGCCTTACCTGTTTGTGGATGACTTGGTAAGCAAAGGGATTTACTCCAATTCCCGACAGAGAAGCATCGACTGCACGGACAAACTCAGAACCCAAACCTGGATTTTGGGATTCGTACCACTCAAAAGCATCCTGAATATCGTATTCTGCTTCTGGTTGGATAATCAAATTATAGTTCATTCAGAGAAGCCTAAGCGTTTTTTAACCTCTTCCCAAGTAGAACCATTTGCATGGTTTTTCTGGTAATTTTCTAACCGTCGATCTAGTTCTTGTCGTTGGGTTTCACTCAGGGGAAATTCCTCTTGCTGTTCTAAGATACTATTCCATAAATCTTCAGCAAGTTGGATACGTTCTGCAACGCTGAGTTCAGAAATGTCAACTTTCAAGAGGGGATGGGAACTCATAAATACGTACAGATTTAGGGTTAAGCTTTCACCTATTTTACAGGATTTTGGCTTGAGGCAGTGCTAAAGTTCTGGCAATGTTCCAGAGAAACCCCTAAGCGATCGCATTAGCCATTCTTGACAAGACAATGCGTTTGCATTACCTTGTAGATAGAGTTTCGCCGACAAGTTTAGAGGTTTGCTATGGCTGTAAAAATAGCCCCATGCTCAGAATCTACCCTTACTGATCGTTATCAAACTACAGTCCCTGATGCCGTTCGTAAAGTCCTTGGTTTGAAAAAGCGTGATAAAATCTGCTACACCATCCAGTCTGACGGACAAGTGGTAATTTCTCGCGCTGAACAGATGGAAAGCGACCCTGTATTGGGGAAGTTTTTGAATTTTCTAGCACGAGATATGGAAAATAACCCTCAGCACTTAAAAGCAATTAGCTCAGATTTAGTCAACCGTGTTCAGTCCTTGGTATCTGAAGTTGATGTTGATCTTGATGCACCACTATCGGACGAGGATGAATAAGTTTGTCTGTAGATCAGCCACTGGTAATTAATGGGTGGAATATATTTGCCCATTCTCTATTCCTCACGCAGTTTGAAGAACTTCTCACGCAGGTTGAGCATTTGCGTCAAAAGCATCCTCAAGACTACAAGAAGAAAAACGCCACAAAACGTCTAGCTGCGATCGCAACTTTGGCATTTGATGTTATTCCTCAAGATCCCACACGTACTGATTATCGCCAAGGCAATACACTG harbors:
- a CDS encoding phytase — protein: MVSTSTIRFSQFNASLNRNADGQLVSDLSTPNNPQAQAVAEIIQRNQPDVLLINEFDYFEGNPTAAVEQFLQNYLAVSQNGATPVEYPYFYIAPSNTGVSSGFDLDNNGTVVTTPGAPGYGDDAFGFGNYPGQFGMLLLSKYPIDTANVRTFQNFLWKDMPDSLLSTIALPDSDTPWYSAEEQEVLRLSSKSHWDIPIQVNGEIIHVLASHPTPPVFDGTEDRNGKRNHDEIRLWSDYISPGKGNYIYDDQGQLGGLNPGSRFVIMGDQNADPVDGDSFDRAILQLLQNPAINTNSIPSSVGAIQQSDLQGGANLNHGGNSAFDTADFADGNPGNLRADYVLPSADLQIVNSEVFWPLNTDPNFSLVGTFPFPSSDHRLVWVDVQTGATEAGKTLAEVTFEGQTTFTTGFIPPGEAGTVNGVTIPMGGLSGVTYDRTNNLYYSISDDRSQNGPARFYTFTLDPATSAVTFTNVTPLKDINGNFFAALTVDPEGIALTEDGTIFVSSEGEANINAGRVSDPFIKEFSLTGEELRSLPVPSKFLPVVADTNGDGIINAGDTQISGVRNNLAFESLTITPDQKTLYTATENALIQDGERASVFSSSPSRILQYNLFSGQPEKEYLYITDPVAVPPVPETGFSDNGLVDLLAINNRGTLLALERSFAVGVGNTIKIYEISLQGATDISFYDSLNDLSTEQFAAIQPAQKRLLLNLDDLNLDTGLDNVEGLAFGPTLADGRQSIVLVSDNNFNATQFTQILTLSADLIPTAAPRVETRPDLFNDEDPAQSVVDQNADADDPAIYVNATNSADSLVLTAVKDAGLRVYDLSGNLLQTVNPGGIRYNNIDLQYSFNLGGESVDIAVASDRQNDTLVFFKINPNGNAEGEYLEDITDSSIGTLFQSAPFAPPYSADESSAYGLAMYRSLITNDYYVFANRADTGDVAQYKLIDTGNGKIGVERVRQFTIPTTAGLDPQTEGMVADQETGFLYIGQENVGIWKFQAEPDGGTTGKLIDQVKELGGSNLIADVEGLTIYYGANGTGYLLASSQGDNTFAVYNRQGNNEYLGRFAVGNNGAIDSVQESDGADVINVSLGANFPYGLFVTQDGNNDPSKLVEDDGELENVNANFKFVPWENIAYAFPNPLNIDTTAYDPRNPMAQPKLTNYDFQDLPTLGTTSAGEDILLGGFSGLYFQGKAANGNLKFVTHTDRGPNGEPTGFNRPFLLPDFQPEIVSFELNQSTGEITITKRTGLFRQDGTTPLTGLPNLQGGAGGLAYTDEIGVDLDNNPLANDPLGADLEGIVVAPNGDYWMVDEYRPAIYHFDSNGKLIDRFIPQGTATATDPDQAVGTFGTEVLPEVYAQRRNNRGFEAVALEGNKLYAFIQSAIDNPDVTNDATSRNSRNLRILEFDVISKTVTGEYLYLLDDITGSGNTRTDKIGDAVSLGNGKFAVVERDDRSGADANKLIYEIDLAAATNINNSANLNLPDGKTIEQLSPAELAAANITPVTKALIANAAQLGYTGVEKLEGLALVAPNTLALLNDNDFGVAGPTPARLGILELPNNLTSTPQVTLVGFASLPADTFAEGPASGNAITGNTNGRDVPFAQQPIQGFSSVQVADDNSFWFLSDNGFGNKANSPDYLLRIYRVDPSFRGAESGDGSVNVLDFVQLSDPDNKIPFEIINENTTERLLTGSDFDPESLVVAADGTFWIGEEFGPYLLHFDATGKLIEAPIDTPNYVSLNTLDGQPPIVIGHRGASGELPEHTLGAYKLAIERGADFIEPDLVATKDGVLIARHEPNIINTTDVASRPEFSDRFTTKMVDGVAEEGFFVSDFTLAEIKTLRAIMPQGFRTQVFNGLYEIPTLAEIIELVQQIEADTGKKIGIYPETKHPTFHDDLGLSLEEPLLATLEATGFTDPSRIYIQSFEVSNLKELSQLTNIPLVQLFGAGGINLDGSLIETRPYDFVVSDDDRTYADLRTPAGLTEIATYASGIGPSKRMIQSVQGVDADGDGQADDVNGDGVVNDADKTLTAPTTLVQDAHTAGLLVHPYTFRNEGRFLAADYNGNPVLEYIDFINLGVDGYFTDFPGTGNQVRDQLTGQFVISPDNPALIPPEFATLDGSAPLVIGHRGASGSRPEHTLEAYKLAIADGADFIEPDLVATKDGYLIARHENALAILNDDGSVNRTDTSTDVNERPEFSDRFTTKVIDGRTIRGWFSEDFTLAEIKTLNSIERLPDLRGTNFDGDGLKVPTLQEIIDLVKQVEAETGRKIGIYPETKHPTFFASEGTLLDGSAINMNLGQMIVDTLVAENFTDPSRTFIQSFEVGNLLELKQSIMPAAGIDIPLVQLLGGANARPYDFIVSGDSRTYGDLTQPTELAIIATYASGIGPNKRLIVPTGAGGVLQAPTTLVEDAHAVGLLLHPYTFRNEDIFLAPDYNGDPKLEYQQFIDLGVDGFFSDFPGTGSLVLQQIIGDPVFANLGGSRGFEGMAISLDKKTIYPMLEGTVIGDPANSLRIYEFDVESKQYQGLAGYYRMEQPNHAIGALTVINENEFLVIERDNNQGASAQFKKIFKIDLSQQDANGFVAKEEIVDLLNISDPNDLNGDGDTKFTFPFVTIEAVVVIDQNTLLLANDNNYPFSVGRPPAIDNNEIILLGLDKPLNLGTPVVSIVAQVPDAAEQGNQPGVFRISRVGNTSKSLTVNYTIDGTATNGVDYNNLTSVATIAAGQTFVDVTVIPVDDNLVEGDETVILNLVDQPEYVLGINTATVTIADNDFVPLVNNSGSDTFTIRGSSDTVQLQVSLTRTRPTQENELGVFTVDDAEGRINGIAPGDAGYAEAALGRAQAIFSAVHRLPTGFSRDNITRLVEFNSGDNLRFYVVPNGTTDEVQAGVIPITDVLFADAATQRVTDLGNDEFSLAWKVKPLRSSTYQDFEVKIQATEQPLPLGTGLQSGSQSELIDLRGITQSVQAEFVVNRDATFNNYVSFYRVTDENGGIDINGDRIADILPGEVGYAQAAVNARIPGIDLTTNNRRTTTYTATLEPGYIFAPFIIADGSPANMNDQQVYFPFLGANSTQVDHITMLGNNVFGFEDLQHGDKDFNDMIVRVNLTVG
- a CDS encoding BrnT family toxin — encoded protein: MQFEWNKNKAASNLSKHGVSFEEAKTVFDDPLYIDFYDPDHSEDEQRYLIVGESKQRRLLIVSYTERGNSIRLISAREVTRTEREAYEE
- a CDS encoding phage integrase N-terminal SAM-like domain-containing protein: MEQLPKKLLEQVQDVIRLKHYSYQTKKTYIYWIRRYILSKVFYSVCCTVLLWCWRWAT
- a CDS encoding type II toxin-antitoxin system RelE/ParE family toxin, translating into MNYNLIIQPEAEYDIQDAFEWYESQNPGLGSEFVRAVDASLSGIGVNPFAYQVIHKQVRRVLIRRFPYVILYVFDQDTVFVLACFHAKRDPKQWLDRIE
- a CDS encoding addiction module protein, yielding MSSHPLLKVDISELSVAERIQLAEDLWNSILEQQEEFPLSETQRQELDRRLENYQKNHANGSTWEEVKKRLGFSE
- a CDS encoding type II toxin-antitoxin system PrlF family antitoxin, which produces MAVKIAPCSESTLTDRYQTTVPDAVRKVLGLKKRDKICYTIQSDGQVVISRAEQMESDPVLGKFLNFLARDMENNPQHLKAISSDLVNRVQSLVSEVDVDLDAPLSDEDE